A stretch of the Longimicrobium terrae genome encodes the following:
- a CDS encoding aminomethyl transferase family protein, translating into MTDTTIPATVSPLRAPLEAAGARWAEVAGREVVRHFGDAAAEYQAVRQTAGFAERADRARFRLWGKDPARMLHGLITNDLLKAPAGQGVYAAMLTPKGRTLADLRAFRRDVDGAAELIVDIAREALEGTRDHLKKFVPPMFAKWAEATDSLIEIGVYGPRSAELLAAVLGTEIPADLAEDAFVEPEFAGARLLVAATREAGLEAGFDVFVPAEQAAALWAALAEHGTAIGARPVGFGTLETLRIEAGRPRYGIDITEETIPTEAYQEAGLMERAISFTKGCYTGQEVIIRIAHRGHVNRHLRGLLLADSAAPSPRTPLFNPENGRESGWVTSAAFSPRMGQTIAMGYARRELEPGATVRLGAADGPEARVVALPFGRE; encoded by the coding sequence ATGACGGATACGACCATTCCCGCCACGGTGTCGCCGCTGCGCGCGCCGCTGGAAGCCGCCGGCGCGCGCTGGGCCGAGGTCGCCGGCCGCGAGGTGGTCCGCCACTTTGGCGATGCCGCCGCGGAATACCAGGCCGTGCGCCAGACCGCCGGCTTTGCGGAGCGGGCGGATCGCGCGCGCTTTCGCCTGTGGGGCAAGGACCCCGCGCGCATGCTGCACGGGCTGATCACCAACGACCTGCTCAAGGCGCCCGCCGGCCAGGGCGTCTACGCCGCCATGCTCACGCCCAAGGGCCGCACCCTGGCCGACTTGCGCGCCTTTCGCCGCGACGTGGATGGCGCGGCGGAGCTCATCGTCGACATCGCGCGCGAGGCGCTGGAGGGCACGCGCGACCACCTCAAGAAGTTCGTTCCGCCCATGTTCGCCAAGTGGGCCGAGGCGACGGATTCGTTGATCGAGATCGGCGTGTACGGCCCGCGCTCGGCGGAACTGCTCGCCGCGGTGCTGGGCACGGAGATCCCGGCGGACCTGGCGGAAGACGCCTTCGTGGAGCCGGAGTTCGCGGGCGCGCGCCTGCTGGTTGCCGCCACGCGCGAGGCGGGGCTGGAGGCGGGCTTCGACGTGTTCGTCCCCGCGGAGCAGGCCGCCGCGCTGTGGGCGGCTCTCGCGGAGCACGGGACGGCCATCGGCGCGCGACCTGTCGGCTTCGGTACGCTGGAGACGCTGCGCATCGAGGCCGGTCGCCCCCGCTACGGCATCGACATCACCGAGGAGACCATTCCCACCGAGGCGTACCAAGAGGCGGGACTGATGGAGCGCGCCATCTCCTTTACCAAGGGGTGCTACACGGGGCAGGAAGTCATCATCCGCATCGCGCACCGGGGACACGTTAACCGCCACCTGCGCGGCCTGCTGCTGGCGGATTCCGCCGCGCCCTCACCGCGTACCCCGCTCTTCAACCCGGAGAACGGGCGCGAGTCGGGGTGGGTGACGAGCGCGGCCTTTTCGCCAAGGATGGGGCAGACCATCGCCATGGGCTACGCGCGACGTGAACTGGAACCCGGCGCCACGGTCCGCCTGGGCGCGGCGGACGGGCCGGAAGCGCGCGTCGTGGCCCTGCCGTTCGGGAGGGAGTGA
- a CDS encoding DUF1802 family protein has translation METSNRSALKEWSVVDEALAAGRLSLLVRKGGIHEKTGEFGVDHREFWIFPTGWHQNPADLAEEFHPLLSGTGPESRDRIPFRVYCVVEDVWRIATPEALDRIQGLHPLAPPAAHARFAYRGKPFVHAMLVRAYRLSEPVALPDLNRYEGCVSWVELEQALPTHELLPVMADSAFDAVRREIEARLGTDGVVRL, from the coding sequence ATGGAAACGAGCAACCGTTCGGCGCTCAAGGAGTGGTCGGTGGTGGATGAGGCGCTCGCGGCCGGGCGCCTGTCGCTGCTGGTGCGAAAGGGCGGCATCCATGAAAAGACGGGCGAGTTCGGCGTGGATCACCGCGAGTTCTGGATCTTTCCCACGGGATGGCACCAGAACCCGGCGGATCTGGCAGAGGAATTTCACCCGCTGCTGTCGGGAACGGGACCGGAGTCGCGCGACAGAATTCCTTTTCGCGTCTACTGCGTGGTGGAAGACGTGTGGCGGATCGCGACGCCGGAGGCGCTGGACCGCATTCAGGGGCTTCATCCTCTGGCGCCACCGGCCGCGCACGCGCGGTTCGCGTATCGCGGCAAGCCGTTCGTGCACGCCATGCTGGTGCGCGCGTACCGCCTCTCCGAGCCGGTCGCCCTGCCGGACCTGAACCGGTACGAGGGATGTGTGTCGTGGGTGGAACTGGAGCAGGCACTCCCCACGCACGAACTGCTTCCGGTGATGGCGGACAGCGCGTTCGACGCGGTACGTCGCGAGATCGAGGCGCGGCTGGGCACCGACGGCGTGGTGCGTCTGTAG
- the zapE gene encoding AFG1/ZapE family ATPase gives MLHLESLLERIPARPDAAELVAGFVPPPRFAAKRFEDYTPDPRHPSQAAAVARLRAVGDELQAAESGWSRMRAAFGRAPRGGGVYLDGGFGVGKTHLLAALWHASPRPSAYLSFDELVYTIGLLGVDAAREAFRGQRLVAVDEWELDDPGNLKLAIAFLRGALADGVRVATTSNTIPDELGRGRFDQKSFTSEIEELATAFEVLRVEGEDFRHRRFQADPRRSYFLDAESMGRARAQAGPRSLVVPFPALLAGLGTVHPIRFHALVDAVDELLIEDVRPMPDLYDALRWVHFVDKAYDGAVALAATAEADLGDLFRPDWLTGPYGKKFSRCLSRMEEMLGERRARLSAEAAPPVA, from the coding sequence GTGCTGCACCTGGAATCACTGCTGGAACGCATTCCCGCGCGCCCCGACGCGGCCGAGCTGGTGGCGGGATTTGTTCCTCCGCCGCGCTTTGCCGCCAAGCGCTTCGAGGACTACACGCCCGATCCCCGGCATCCCTCGCAGGCCGCTGCAGTGGCTCGCCTGCGCGCGGTCGGGGATGAGTTGCAGGCAGCGGAAAGTGGATGGTCGCGCATGCGCGCGGCGTTCGGGCGGGCCCCGCGAGGCGGTGGCGTGTACCTGGATGGCGGCTTCGGTGTGGGCAAGACGCACCTGCTCGCGGCGCTCTGGCACGCCTCGCCGCGGCCGAGCGCGTACCTGAGCTTCGACGAGCTCGTCTACACCATCGGCCTGCTGGGGGTGGACGCGGCGCGCGAGGCCTTCCGCGGGCAGCGGCTGGTGGCGGTGGATGAGTGGGAACTGGACGATCCGGGCAACCTGAAGCTGGCGATCGCGTTCCTGCGCGGCGCGCTGGCGGACGGCGTGCGCGTGGCGACCACCTCCAACACCATTCCCGACGAACTCGGGCGCGGGCGCTTCGACCAGAAGAGCTTCACCAGCGAGATCGAGGAGCTGGCGACGGCGTTCGAGGTGCTGCGCGTGGAGGGAGAGGATTTCCGCCACCGCCGGTTCCAGGCGGATCCGCGGCGGTCGTACTTTCTGGATGCGGAATCGATGGGCCGCGCGCGGGCGCAGGCCGGTCCGCGGTCGCTGGTCGTCCCCTTTCCCGCGCTGCTGGCCGGGCTGGGAACCGTGCACCCCATCCGCTTTCACGCGCTGGTGGATGCGGTGGATGAGCTGCTGATCGAGGACGTGCGGCCCATGCCCGACCTGTACGATGCGCTGCGGTGGGTGCACTTCGTGGACAAGGCGTACGATGGCGCCGTTGCCCTTGCCGCCACCGCGGAGGCGGATCTGGGCGACCTGTTCCGCCCCGACTGGCTGACCGGCCCCTACGGCAAGAAGTTTTCGCGCTGCCTGAGCCGCATGGAAGAGATGCTCGGCGAGCGCCGCGCCAGGCTGTCCGCAGAGGCCGCGCCCCCGGTGGCGTAA
- a CDS encoding GNAT family N-acetyltransferase, whose translation MSIVIRPATAADGETFLSLVDALADYEKLDRPSADARERLIRDAFGPAPRISVFLGERDGTAVSYAIVLETYSSFLALPTLYLEDLFVIPDARRFGIGSAFFRFLAGEALRRGCGRMEWVVLDWNQLAIDFYEKLQARRMSEWYTYRLTAEQLREISGEG comes from the coding sequence GTGAGCATCGTCATTCGCCCCGCCACCGCGGCGGACGGAGAAACGTTCCTCTCGCTCGTCGACGCGCTGGCGGATTACGAGAAGCTGGACCGCCCTTCCGCCGACGCGCGCGAGCGGCTGATCCGCGACGCGTTCGGACCAGCGCCGCGCATCAGCGTCTTTCTGGGCGAGCGCGACGGAACGGCGGTGTCGTACGCCATCGTGCTGGAAACGTACTCCTCGTTCCTGGCGCTGCCGACGCTGTATCTGGAAGACCTGTTCGTGATCCCCGACGCGCGGCGGTTCGGCATCGGGAGCGCGTTCTTCCGCTTTCTGGCGGGTGAGGCGCTGCGCCGCGGCTGCGGGCGGATGGAGTGGGTGGTGCTGGACTGGAACCAGCTCGCCATCGACTTCTACGAAAAGCTGCAGGCGCGCCGGATGAGCGAGTGGTACACGTATCGCCTGACCGCCGAACAGCTTCGCGAGATTTCCGGCGAGGGCTGA
- a CDS encoding RsmD family RNA methyltransferase — MRIVKGKLAGRHLTSPKQGRVRPTTENVRDALLSALEPRLKGARVLDLFAGTGALGLEALSRGARFADFVESGPDSLHALKSNVTALRMRDKARIFKKDALPFARALPARKYDIAFADPPYESRMLDRLIEMWMETPFAQLLVVEHAASHELPPGGKRRQMDDTTAVTFYLAPPPPPEEPAPADSDAELDAQAEDVDA; from the coding sequence ATGAGGATCGTCAAAGGAAAACTCGCAGGCCGCCACCTGACCTCGCCCAAGCAGGGCCGCGTTCGCCCGACGACGGAAAACGTGCGCGATGCGCTGCTTTCCGCGCTGGAACCGCGGCTCAAGGGCGCGCGGGTGCTGGACCTGTTCGCGGGCACCGGCGCGCTGGGGCTGGAGGCGCTTTCCCGCGGGGCGCGCTTCGCCGACTTCGTGGAAAGCGGGCCCGACAGCCTGCACGCGCTCAAGTCCAACGTCACCGCGCTGCGCATGCGCGACAAGGCGCGCATCTTCAAAAAGGACGCGCTTCCGTTCGCCAGGGCGCTGCCCGCGCGCAAGTACGACATCGCCTTTGCCGATCCGCCGTACGAGTCGCGCATGCTGGACCGGCTGATCGAGATGTGGATGGAAACGCCCTTCGCGCAGCTGCTGGTGGTGGAGCACGCGGCCTCGCACGAGCTTCCGCCGGGCGGCAAGCGGCGGCAGATGGACGACACCACGGCGGTCACCTTCTACCTCGCCCCCCCGCCCCCGCCCGAGGAGCCCGCGCCGGCGGACTCGGACGCGGAGCTGGACGCGCAGGCGGAGGACGTGGACGCGTGA
- a CDS encoding arsenate reductase family protein produces the protein MEVQIFGTKSCNESKKALRFFKERRIKTHFVDLKERPAALGELKRFAERYGVQALLDRDGKQFRERGLHVAAISEARILPMLADDPLLLTTPLVRSGNHLTIGWDEAKWKTWITP, from the coding sequence ATGGAAGTCCAGATCTTCGGGACAAAAAGCTGCAACGAGAGCAAAAAGGCGCTGCGCTTCTTCAAGGAGCGCCGCATCAAGACCCATTTCGTGGACCTCAAGGAGCGCCCGGCCGCGCTGGGCGAACTCAAGCGGTTCGCCGAGCGATACGGCGTGCAGGCGCTGCTGGACCGCGACGGCAAGCAGTTCCGCGAGCGCGGCCTGCACGTGGCCGCCATCTCCGAAGCGCGCATTCTGCCCATGCTCGCCGACGATCCCCTGCTGCTCACCACGCCGCTGGTGCGCTCCGGAAACCATCTCACCATCGGCTGGGACGAAGCGAAGTGGAAAACCTGGATCACCCCGTGA
- a CDS encoding DUF4105 domain-containing protein yields MRIPFIHRAFAVLALALGLAVAAPARAQFAPPSTDTTLTIVLLTMGQGDMVWEKFGHNAVWIHDPAAGTDDVYNYGMFDFKSPGYWSRFIAGNWLYMLGRSDINRTLFEYDYFKRAVWGQELNLTQAQARQVQQMLRINALPENREYLYDYYRDNCTTRVRDLLDQVLGGVIKARTKDVMTATSYRWHSERLIADDRLSYFGLAGGLGPAADRRITAWEEMFLPFKLQEQMRATRIRGADGTVQPLVRREWTLLAAPGRPPVRETPPPYTIGFAIAGLLIAGVLVWTGRRARRSALARFGFSAVSTLWLLMAGIGGFVLAYLWANTNHRIAYRNENLLQLSPLALVLIVLVPCAAYGARWAARGAWMVAATVAALSVMGFVLQVLPGLDQRNAQMICLALPINLAIAYVVHGFMQAALPPVDVMARERKSRFGRAAAPAKAR; encoded by the coding sequence ATGCGCATCCCGTTCATCCACCGCGCGTTCGCCGTGCTCGCCCTGGCGCTGGGGCTGGCCGTCGCCGCGCCGGCGCGCGCCCAGTTCGCGCCGCCGTCCACCGACACCACGCTCACCATCGTCCTGCTCACGATGGGCCAGGGCGACATGGTGTGGGAAAAGTTCGGCCACAACGCCGTGTGGATTCACGACCCCGCGGCGGGGACGGACGACGTGTACAACTACGGGATGTTCGACTTCAAATCCCCCGGGTACTGGAGCCGCTTCATCGCCGGAAACTGGCTGTACATGCTGGGGCGCAGCGACATCAACCGCACGCTGTTCGAGTACGACTACTTCAAGCGCGCGGTGTGGGGGCAGGAGCTGAACCTGACGCAGGCGCAGGCGCGGCAGGTGCAGCAGATGCTGCGCATCAACGCGCTGCCGGAAAACCGCGAGTACCTGTACGACTACTATCGCGACAACTGCACCACCCGCGTGCGCGATCTGCTGGACCAGGTGCTGGGCGGCGTGATCAAGGCGCGTACGAAAGATGTGATGACGGCGACGTCGTACCGCTGGCACAGCGAGCGGCTGATCGCCGACGACCGGCTGTCGTACTTCGGTCTGGCGGGCGGGCTGGGGCCTGCGGCGGACCGCCGGATCACGGCGTGGGAAGAGATGTTTCTGCCGTTCAAGCTGCAGGAGCAGATGCGCGCGACGCGAATCCGCGGCGCGGACGGCACCGTGCAGCCGCTGGTGCGCCGCGAGTGGACGCTGCTGGCCGCGCCGGGCCGTCCGCCGGTGCGCGAAACGCCACCGCCGTACACCATCGGCTTCGCCATCGCGGGGCTGCTGATCGCGGGCGTGCTGGTGTGGACGGGGCGCAGGGCGCGGCGTTCGGCGCTGGCGCGGTTCGGGTTCTCGGCGGTGAGCACGCTGTGGCTGCTGATGGCGGGAATCGGCGGATTCGTGCTCGCGTACCTGTGGGCCAACACGAATCACAGGATCGCGTACCGCAACGAGAACCTGCTGCAGCTTTCGCCGCTGGCGCTGGTGCTGATCGTGCTGGTGCCCTGCGCGGCGTACGGGGCGCGGTGGGCGGCGCGCGGCGCGTGGATGGTGGCGGCTACGGTGGCGGCGCTGTCGGTGATGGGCTTTGTGCTGCAGGTGCTGCCGGGGCTGGACCAGCGCAACGCGCAGATGATCTGCCTGGCGCTGCCTATCAACCTGGCGATCGCGTACGTGGTGCACGGATTCATGCAGGCCGCGCTGCCTCCGGTGGACGTGATGGCGCGCGAGCGGAAGAGCCGCTTCGGGCGCGCGGCGGCGCCGGCCAAGGCGCGGTAG
- a CDS encoding SDR family oxidoreductase: protein MFRDDLLANKTVLVTGGGSGLGLSMSKAFAALGARVAITGRSEERLAAAAGDIGPPDRVFTHPCDVRDFAQVEAMAAAVAERFGPIDVLVNNAAGNFLSPTEDLSPNGFNAVVSTVLNGTFHATLAVGRGMIASGKGGSILNIVTTYAWTGSAFVIPSAAAKAGVLAMTRSLAVEWATYGIRTNAIAPGPFPTEGAWNALMPTPELEAEARARIPMGRFGKHDELTNLASFLISDGAPYINGEVVTIDGGEWIGSGGEFNGLTRIPRDAVKSALKAMRGK, encoded by the coding sequence GTGTTCCGGGACGATCTGCTGGCGAACAAGACGGTGCTGGTGACCGGCGGGGGCTCCGGGCTGGGGCTGTCGATGTCCAAGGCCTTTGCCGCGCTGGGCGCGCGCGTGGCCATCACCGGCCGCAGCGAGGAGCGCCTGGCCGCCGCGGCCGGCGACATCGGCCCGCCGGACCGCGTCTTCACCCATCCGTGCGACGTGCGCGACTTTGCGCAGGTGGAGGCCATGGCCGCCGCCGTCGCGGAGCGGTTCGGCCCCATCGACGTGCTGGTGAACAACGCCGCGGGCAACTTTCTGTCGCCCACCGAAGACCTGTCGCCCAACGGTTTCAACGCCGTCGTTTCGACGGTCCTCAACGGGACCTTTCACGCCACGCTCGCCGTCGGGCGGGGGATGATCGCGTCCGGCAAGGGCGGCAGCATTCTCAACATCGTCACCACGTACGCGTGGACGGGCTCGGCGTTCGTCATCCCCAGCGCCGCGGCCAAGGCGGGCGTGCTGGCCATGACGCGCTCGCTGGCGGTGGAGTGGGCCACGTACGGCATCCGCACCAACGCCATCGCGCCCGGCCCGTTCCCCACGGAAGGCGCCTGGAACGCGCTGATGCCCACGCCGGAGTTGGAGGCGGAGGCCCGCGCGCGCATCCCCATGGGCCGCTTCGGCAAGCATGATGAACTCACCAACCTGGCCTCGTTCCTGATCTCCGACGGCGCGCCGTACATCAACGGTGAAGTGGTGACCATCGATGGCGGCGAATGGATCGGCTCCGGCGGCGAGTTCAACGGCCTTACCCGCATCCCGCGCGACGCGGTGAAGTCGGCGCTGAAGGCGATGCGGGGGAAGTAG